CAGACGAAATCCATCAAATCCACACAAAATTGAAAATGAAGGCAAAGGCCTTCAATGGGTATATATCGGCACAGGCATTTCCACCGTAATTTTATTCGGTTTGGTAATTTATTCGCTAATGGTTCTGAATCAAGTTGCCAAGCCTTCACAGACGCCAACTATTAGCATGACGGTTACTGGATACGACTGGTGGTGGAAAGCCGAATACGAGCACGATGATCCTGCGAAACGTTTTATCACTGCAAATGAGATTCATATTCCTGTGGGTCAGTCTGTATTGATTAAATTGAAAAGTGCGGATGTGATTCATGCATTCTGGGTACCAAAGCTTGCCGGAAAAACCCAAATGATTCCGGGCCTCATAAATCAACAATGGATTCAGGCTGATATGCCCGGGGTTTATACTGGGCAATGCACGCAATTTTGCGGCGCTGGTCATGCACATATGAATCTGGAAGTAGTTGCTGAGAGTGCCGAAGATTTCGAGAAATGGCAAAATACTCAGCGCCAACCTGCAAAACAGGCCTTCATGGCGGAACAGGATACAGGCTACAAATTATTCATGGATCGTTGCGCAGGTTGCCACACTGTGCGTGGTACGGATGCTAAAGGTGAGCACGGCCCGGATCTAACCCATCTGAACTCGCGCCGCCGTCTTGCAGCGGGTGTATTAACCAATACACCTGATCATTTGATGAAATGGATCGGCAATGCACAACAACTTAAGCCAGGATCACGCATGCCTGGCTTTAAGTTGTCAGAGAGCGAAGCTTCAGCACTCGCATTATTCTTATCAACATTGGACTAGCATGACTTCCACTGACACGAAACCTAATCACCCTGATGATCGTTTGGAACGCATACCCGATTTTGGGTATGCTCCCGTAGGTTCTGATGCCGAAATCCGGCTTACGAAAATATGGGAAACAACGCCAGGCTGGCGTGGTTGGTTTTCCACCGTGGATCATAAAACAATTGGTCTGCGATATCTCGTTACAGCATTTATTTTTTTGTTGATAGGCGGTGTTGAAGCACTGATCATGCGTGTACAGCTCGCTCTGCCGGAACAATCATTACTGACACCGGAACAATATAATCAACTATTCACGATGCACGGCGTGACGATGATATTTCTTTATGCCTTGCCGATATTGTCCGGTTTTTCCAATTATCTTTGGCCATTGTTGCTGGGCTCTCGTGACATGGCCTTTCCACGCCTCAATGCACTTTCGTATTGGATATTCCTGTTTGCAGGTGTTTTCTTGTATGCGAGTTTTCCGTTTGGCCAAGCGCCGAATGCGGGCTGGTTTAATTATGTTCCTGTTTCTGGGCTTATTTACAACACCGGTCCTAATATCGACGTCTTCGCCCTTGGAATGGTTCTTTTAGGAATTTCAACGACTGTCGGGTCAATTAATTTTATCGTCTCGTTATTCAGAATGCGAGCGCCAGGCATGACAATTAATAAGATGCCGATCCTTGTCTGGGGCACACTCACCGCCTCTGTAGCTAATCTTATTGCCATTCCCGCGGTCAGTCTCGCTTTTTTTCTGTTATGGCTAGATCGCCAGATGGGTACTCAATTTTTTGATGTCGCTAATGGCGGTAAACCGCTTTTGTGGCAACACTTGTTTTGGATTTTCGGTCATCCATGGGTGTATGCAATCGTACTTCCTGCAATGGGTATTGTCTCTGATGCACTGCCAACATTTTGCCGGCGTCCTTTGGTTGGTTATACGGCGGTAGCGCTGGCTACCATGGCAACCATGTTGCTTGGTTTTCAAGTATGGATTCATCATATGTTTGCCACGGGCTTGCCCACCGTTGCCTTATCAATTTTTGGTGCTGCCAGCATGATCATTTCAGTCCCGAGTGCTGTTGCTGTATTTGCCTGGATCGCGACCATCTGGTTAGGCAGGCCTGTTTTCAAAACAGCATTTTTATTTTTCGCTGGGTTTATCTTTTTATTCGTGGTAGGCGGCATGTCAGGGGTAATGACAGCGGCTGTGTCGCTGGATCTGCAGCTTAACGAAACCTATTTTATTGTCGCCCATCTTCATTATGTTTTACTAGGCATTAATGTATTTCCAGTCATTGGTGGTATCTATTATTGGTT
This genomic window from Nitrosomonas cryotolerans ATCC 49181 contains:
- the ctaD gene encoding cytochrome c oxidase subunit I; the encoded protein is MTSTDTKPNHPDDRLERIPDFGYAPVGSDAEIRLTKIWETTPGWRGWFSTVDHKTIGLRYLVTAFIFLLIGGVEALIMRVQLALPEQSLLTPEQYNQLFTMHGVTMIFLYALPILSGFSNYLWPLLLGSRDMAFPRLNALSYWIFLFAGVFLYASFPFGQAPNAGWFNYVPVSGLIYNTGPNIDVFALGMVLLGISTTVGSINFIVSLFRMRAPGMTINKMPILVWGTLTASVANLIAIPAVSLAFFLLWLDRQMGTQFFDVANGGKPLLWQHLFWIFGHPWVYAIVLPAMGIVSDALPTFCRRPLVGYTAVALATMATMLLGFQVWIHHMFATGLPTVALSIFGAASMIISVPSAVAVFAWIATIWLGRPVFKTAFLFFAGFIFLFVVGGMSGVMTAAVSLDLQLNETYFIVAHLHYVLLGINVFPVIGGIYYWFPKFTGRMMSEILGKWSFWVMFIGFNIGFFPMHIAGLLGMPRRIYTYSSRMGWDSVNMITSIGSFIFAIGILIFLINVLISLKRGALAGSNPWDAATLEWSTSSPPPAYNFAVIPVIASRHPLWEDRLNENSNRSSLTQGYLLMEGHETIGTSPIDAKPVSILKMPGDSFAPFFVGLFVSLLFVGLLLHWWYFTGITAVACCITLGIWMWPRKTLVQRITPETAHVRRGAHE
- the coxB gene encoding cytochrome c oxidase subunit II is translated as MNHIFILGVLNTLVPGAVEAPLNYFLHSYGPAAKPTMYLGWFLAGLSVVICLIIALLILTAIFRRRNPSNPHKIENEGKGLQWVYIGTGISTVILFGLVIYSLMVLNQVAKPSQTPTISMTVTGYDWWWKAEYEHDDPAKRFITANEIHIPVGQSVLIKLKSADVIHAFWVPKLAGKTQMIPGLINQQWIQADMPGVYTGQCTQFCGAGHAHMNLEVVAESAEDFEKWQNTQRQPAKQAFMAEQDTGYKLFMDRCAGCHTVRGTDAKGEHGPDLTHLNSRRRLAAGVLTNTPDHLMKWIGNAQQLKPGSRMPGFKLSESEASALALFLSTLD